A DNA window from Bdellovibrio sp. BCCA contains the following coding sequences:
- a CDS encoding 3'-5' exonuclease: protein MAFRWIGKSQDGKTVTLNRLEGCPVQTPSYATPEWAKNNSDIVRVGAVLDVETTGLNQAEDAIIEIGIRQFLFNRNSGEVIALGKSYSSFQDPGRPISAEISELTGITDEMVAGQHIDWNAVNALLEECSVVIAHNARFDRPFIDRKSKTSTERVWACSHKQIDWSTKGFTSSKLELLNIYHGFFTDSHRAINDVDALLYLLSIPEAGSNKPYLHELLNNARRPMTQIVASSAPFESKDHLKGRGYNWDNINRFWTKIIFKDEVPTEMVWLEETVYCGPFGGLTRDIALVDGFKG, encoded by the coding sequence GTGGCATTTCGTTGGATTGGCAAATCTCAAGATGGAAAAACAGTGACTCTCAACCGCCTTGAAGGCTGTCCCGTGCAAACACCTTCCTATGCCACTCCTGAGTGGGCCAAAAACAATTCCGATATTGTTCGTGTTGGAGCCGTTTTGGATGTTGAGACCACAGGTCTTAATCAAGCAGAAGATGCCATTATTGAAATCGGCATTCGTCAGTTTCTTTTTAATCGCAACAGCGGCGAAGTGATTGCTTTAGGAAAATCTTATTCAAGCTTCCAAGATCCAGGTCGTCCTATTTCTGCAGAAATCTCTGAATTAACGGGCATCACAGATGAAATGGTTGCAGGTCAACACATTGATTGGAATGCGGTGAATGCACTTCTAGAAGAATGCAGTGTTGTGATTGCTCACAACGCCCGCTTTGACCGCCCGTTTATTGATCGCAAATCAAAAACTTCGACGGAAAGAGTATGGGCTTGTTCGCACAAACAAATCGACTGGAGCACCAAAGGCTTCACGAGCTCAAAACTGGAACTTTTGAATATTTACCACGGATTTTTTACGGACTCTCACCGCGCGATCAATGATGTTGATGCCTTATTGTATTTGCTCAGTATTCCCGAAGCTGGTTCCAATAAGCCTTATCTTCATGAACTTTTAAACAATGCCCGCCGCCCGATGACTCAAATCGTAGCAAGTTCTGCTCCATTTGAATCCAAAGATCATCTCAAAGGTCGAGGCTACAACTGGGACAACATCAATCGCTTTTGGACAAAAATCATTTTCAAGGACGAAGTTCCCACAGAGATGGTTTGGCTTGAAGAGACTGTTTATTGCGGCCCCTTCGGCGGCCTAACTCGCGATATTGCTCTGGTGGATGGCTTTAAAGGTTGA
- a CDS encoding flavodoxin domain-containing protein has protein sequence MARVLIVYESKYGQTQKIAQYIANKIRNTGIETDILEDHQKEIVGLAKYDGVIVGGAVYARGFPHKLQEWAHRHADVLNETTSAFFSVCLGILENTPKAKKEEREIVQGFFKKTGWCPQQWRIFAGGLKYSKYNWFIKNIMKRIAKQEGSDTDTARDYEYTNWQDVDEFVNDFLVALKTAPRHYEIPNRADTPSLGL, from the coding sequence ATGGCTCGAGTGCTTATCGTCTATGAATCTAAATACGGACAAACTCAAAAAATAGCCCAATATATAGCCAACAAAATCAGAAACACAGGAATTGAAACGGACATTCTAGAAGATCACCAAAAAGAAATCGTGGGCTTGGCCAAATATGACGGAGTGATTGTTGGAGGAGCTGTTTATGCTAGGGGCTTTCCGCACAAGCTTCAGGAGTGGGCTCATCGTCACGCGGATGTTTTAAATGAGACGACTTCCGCCTTTTTCTCTGTCTGTTTGGGAATCTTAGAAAATACACCAAAAGCAAAAAAGGAAGAGAGAGAAATCGTTCAAGGTTTTTTTAAAAAAACAGGATGGTGCCCTCAACAGTGGCGTATCTTTGCCGGTGGATTGAAGTATTCAAAATACAACTGGTTCATAAAAAACATCATGAAACGAATCGCTAAACAGGAAGGCTCTGACACGGACACAGCTCGCGATTACGAATACACAAACTGGCAAGACGTCGACGAATTCGTCAACGACTTCCTGGTAGCTTTAAAAACGGCACCAAGGCACTACGAGATTCCAAATAGAGCCGATACGCCTTCGTTGGGTTTGTGA
- a CDS encoding GAF domain-containing sensor histidine kinase yields MENNLRALELLKDIYNVDQLLSGKEYIKELVHRLAQILKVKYVLVGHAVEPDRQKIQTDYLWAGSGFADNVVYELEDTPCVNVICGTRVNCYASDVQLAFPKDQMLKDFDVESYIGAPFLHTDGRLIGLLVIMDDKPMEERELYTSVVEFFAARIGTEYRRQAVEDSLRRINENLEKLAQERTLELQRAFESLQQTQKQLISQEKLATIGRITFGIAHELKNPLNIIINSAQLLEEDDLDPESTKKATDMIYQHSQRANTIITNMLRQARQETDMEPEWINISEMLEHCLDVYVRSLTDVDLKTHLVVQKNITPNVYANVFDPPSIERVLINIIDNSLYALGDKYKKNKNSFTPSIKVDLIAADATFKIIVRDNGSGIPQKHLANVCDEFYTTKPAGEGTGLGLWIAKQNVEKNRGEIHIESEENQFTQVTIELPGQQRTQEAQL; encoded by the coding sequence ATGGAAAACAATCTTCGCGCCCTTGAATTATTAAAAGATATTTATAATGTCGACCAACTTCTTTCTGGCAAAGAATACATCAAAGAGTTGGTTCATCGACTGGCGCAAATTCTTAAAGTTAAATATGTCTTAGTGGGTCACGCCGTAGAGCCGGATCGACAAAAAATCCAAACAGATTATCTCTGGGCAGGTTCTGGATTTGCCGACAATGTTGTCTATGAACTGGAAGACACACCTTGTGTGAATGTGATCTGCGGAACTCGCGTCAACTGTTACGCCAGTGACGTGCAGTTGGCATTTCCCAAAGATCAAATGCTCAAAGATTTTGATGTGGAATCCTATATCGGTGCTCCGTTTCTACATACCGACGGACGCCTTATCGGTTTATTGGTCATCATGGATGATAAACCGATGGAAGAGCGCGAGCTTTACACATCTGTTGTCGAGTTTTTTGCCGCTCGCATTGGAACTGAATATCGTCGACAAGCCGTGGAAGATTCTTTACGCCGAATCAATGAGAATCTTGAAAAACTTGCGCAAGAGAGAACTCTGGAGCTGCAACGGGCTTTTGAAAGTTTACAACAAACCCAGAAACAGCTTATTTCTCAAGAGAAACTCGCCACCATTGGTCGCATCACTTTTGGAATAGCGCACGAACTTAAAAATCCTCTCAATATTATTATCAATTCAGCCCAGCTTCTTGAAGAAGATGATTTGGATCCGGAGTCTACCAAAAAGGCGACTGACATGATTTATCAACACAGTCAGCGCGCTAATACCATCATTACGAATATGCTTCGCCAAGCTCGCCAAGAAACTGATATGGAGCCAGAGTGGATCAATATTTCAGAAATGCTGGAACACTGTTTGGACGTTTACGTGCGTTCTCTCACTGATGTCGATTTAAAAACTCATTTGGTTGTGCAAAAAAATATCACTCCGAATGTTTATGCGAATGTTTTTGATCCTCCCAGCATTGAGCGCGTACTTATCAACATCATCGATAATTCTCTTTATGCATTAGGCGACAAATATAAAAAAAATAAAAACTCTTTCACTCCTTCGATCAAAGTGGATTTGATTGCTGCAGACGCCACTTTTAAAATCATTGTTCGCGACAATGGTTCTGGCATTCCGCAAAAACACCTCGCCAATGTTTGCGATGAATTTTACACCACAAAACCCGCCGGTGAAGGCACCGGA
- a CDS encoding methionine--tRNA ligase produces MQPGSKPENKFAPPTDVKSVLNMFKKPKKVVVTAGMPYANGPLHLGHLAGAHVPADIYARWMRMLIGDENVLFVNGNDDHGSTSEVAAVKAGKTIREFIDTIHEQQKETLKKYSIRTDVFTGTSRPETYPLHEAYSQDFLRRLFKNGMLEKRITKQWYDPKMNRFLQDRFVRGTCPNCGNTEAYSDECDACGTQFDPSTLKDPRSQLSDATPELRDTAHWWLDMWKVADPLKSWIETKTKAWRSAVIQEVTNTVLIGCRFENVHEAKYKEIKDTLPKHKSRYVAGKKVECLFENKAELTTAQAVLESQGIPSVVTDKWGYRPITRDVSWGIPVPAELDPDMKGKTLYVWPDSLIAPIVFTQVALEQSGRKKEQYKDFWCDPEATVVQFLGQDNVFFYVIMQGAMWLGHTDHPLQLPQKGDLQMTEILSCYHLMVNGEKMSKSTGNFYTGDQLIEMGYSPDQVRYFLALLSLPVKASNFDFEHFAERNKFLAGPMNAAFEKPISACHSKYDGKVPEGKLIGKAEAETVKLVQMYLRSMQKGDYSTLLGQIENYARQINSLFTQYKPHDDRAPEAERKDALYTCFYVLKNLMIMLNPFVPETMNELRKSLNLPESVLRAEELGTGIPVGHVIEAKRTYFPAVAETETSGS; encoded by the coding sequence ATGCAGCCAGGATCAAAACCAGAAAATAAATTCGCTCCTCCGACTGATGTGAAATCAGTTCTGAATATGTTTAAAAAACCAAAGAAAGTCGTCGTCACTGCGGGTATGCCGTATGCCAACGGACCTTTGCATTTGGGACATCTTGCCGGAGCACACGTTCCTGCGGATATTTACGCTCGTTGGATGCGCATGTTGATTGGTGATGAAAATGTCCTTTTCGTTAACGGCAATGACGATCATGGATCCACAAGTGAGGTCGCTGCCGTTAAAGCGGGAAAAACAATTCGTGAGTTCATTGATACGATTCACGAACAACAAAAAGAAACTCTAAAAAAATATTCTATCCGCACAGACGTTTTCACGGGCACTTCTCGCCCAGAAACATATCCGCTGCATGAAGCATATTCTCAAGATTTCTTGCGCCGTCTTTTTAAAAACGGAATGCTTGAAAAACGTATCACAAAACAATGGTACGACCCGAAGATGAATCGCTTCCTTCAAGATCGTTTCGTGCGCGGGACTTGCCCTAATTGCGGCAACACCGAAGCTTACTCTGATGAGTGCGATGCATGCGGAACGCAATTTGATCCAAGCACACTGAAAGATCCACGCAGCCAATTGAGTGACGCGACTCCTGAGCTTCGCGACACAGCTCACTGGTGGCTGGATATGTGGAAAGTCGCCGATCCATTGAAATCATGGATTGAGACAAAAACAAAAGCGTGGCGTTCAGCGGTAATTCAAGAAGTGACGAACACTGTTCTTATTGGCTGCCGTTTTGAAAACGTTCATGAAGCGAAATACAAAGAGATCAAAGACACTCTTCCAAAACATAAGTCGCGTTATGTGGCTGGTAAAAAAGTAGAATGCCTTTTTGAAAACAAGGCGGAGCTGACAACGGCTCAAGCTGTTCTTGAATCTCAAGGCATTCCTTCAGTCGTCACAGATAAATGGGGTTACCGTCCGATCACTCGCGACGTGTCTTGGGGTATTCCCGTTCCAGCAGAGCTTGATCCAGATATGAAAGGCAAAACACTTTACGTGTGGCCGGATTCTTTGATCGCTCCAATTGTTTTCACGCAAGTGGCTTTGGAACAATCAGGTCGCAAGAAAGAACAATACAAAGATTTCTGGTGTGATCCAGAGGCAACGGTTGTTCAGTTCCTTGGACAAGACAACGTGTTCTTCTATGTGATCATGCAAGGGGCCATGTGGTTGGGACACACCGATCACCCGCTGCAACTGCCACAAAAAGGCGATTTGCAAATGACAGAAATCTTAAGCTGCTATCACTTGATGGTGAACGGCGAAAAGATGAGTAAATCCACGGGGAATTTTTATACCGGTGATCAACTGATTGAGATGGGATATTCCCCAGATCAAGTTCGTTATTTCTTGGCGCTTTTAAGCTTGCCAGTGAAAGCATCAAACTTTGATTTTGAGCACTTCGCCGAGAGAAATAAATTCTTAGCAGGCCCCATGAATGCGGCATTTGAAAAACCGATCTCGGCTTGTCACTCGAAGTACGACGGCAAAGTTCCTGAAGGTAAGTTGATTGGCAAAGCAGAAGCTGAAACAGTGAAGCTTGTGCAAATGTATTTGCGCTCAATGCAAAAGGGCGACTATTCAACATTGCTCGGTCAAATTGAAAACTATGCCCGACAAATCAATTCTCTTTTCACGCAGTATAAGCCTCACGATGACCGCGCTCCTGAAGCAGAAAGAAAAGATGCTCTTTACACGTGCTTCTACGTTTTAAAGAACTTGATGATTATGCTGAATCCATTTGTGCCAGAGACGATGAACGAACTTCGTAAATCTTTGAACCTACCTGAAAGCGTTTTGCGCGCTGAAGAGCTGGGAACAGGAATTCCTGTGGGTCATGTGATTGAAGCAAAAAGAACTTACTTCCCTGCTGTGGCAGAAACAGAAACGTCGGGCTCGTAA